CTCAATCAAAAGTAACCGTCGAGACGTCtcaacattcaaacaaacgtGAGATTGAGTAGCAACGAAGGCGTCGCCTACACCGAAAAGGCGCAATTTCATCTATTCGTCCCTCACTCTGCCTCCTTCCTACTATTAAATTTGTTAAAATGACGTAGACATACTTGTAGTGCAAGTGATGCAGCAGGAAACGACGAACTGAACTGTGAACGACGACAGCAAGAGGGTTTGACCGGTCACGTGGGTGAGTTGACAAAACAAATCTGTATACCCGGATGTGCCAATTTTGCATATTAATTTTACAGAGTAACCTCTAGCTAGTATTTAGAACTTCCACCTATGAGATATCACAGAGTAAGAGTTGATGTGTAACttgttaaataaatttatagaTACCAACTgtagaatgtgtgtgtgtgtgtgtgtgtgtgtgtgtgtgtgtgtgtgtgtgtgtgtgtgtgtgtgtgtgtgtgtgtgtgtgtgtagattatcAGGAACAATTATGAAGGTATGACGTCATGTTCAAGTGGAAATCAAACATCAAGTAAAGTGCACGAATCactttattttttatttatttttcgAATTCATATTAATTCACAACTCACACAGTAAAATGTTCCCTTTCCCGTATTTACTGCCTACAAACGCAATTGGTCAATTTTACTGTCCACCTGCCTTTTCGGGCTCTTTGTGTTCCTCCTGTTTGGGCTGCTCTGCATGTTCCTCTCTCTTTTCTTGCGTTTCCTGCTTCACCTCCGGTTCcttctgttcttgttgtactGGTGCTtcagttttagtttcagtCTGATGCTaagacacacagaaatggTTACATCACAGACTccttgtattgtgtgtatataAGGATGGGTGTCCAGTTAGTCACTCGATTGTCTGcaccatccatctgtttgcctATTGCCTGGTCATATCTCTTGATGGTCTAAGTGTAGACTGTTTACAAAAATCTGCCTTTCTGCCTGTTTCCCTGCTTACCCACCCATTGGTGCAACTCCTTGCCCACGCACCCAACTGCTTGCCCACTCGTCCTCTGCTTTCTTacccaccacccacccacccgcttGCCCGCCCACCCACCCGCTAGCCCGCCCACCCACCCGCTAGCCCGCCCACTCACCCGCTAGCCCGCCCACCCACCCGCTAGCCCGCCCACCCACCCGCTAGCCCGCCCACCCACCCGCTAGCCCGCCCACCCACCCGCTAGCCCGCCCACCCACCCGCTAGCCCGCCCACCCACCCGCTAGCCCGCCCACCCACCCGCTAGCCCGCCCACCCACCCGCTAGCCCGCCCACCCACCCGCTAGCCCGCCCACCCACCCGCTAGCCCGCCCACCCACCCGCTAGCCCGCCCACCCACCCGCTAGCCCGCCCACCCACCCGCTAGCCCGCCCACCCACCTGCTTGAACACTCACCCGCTTGAACACTCACCCGCTTGAACACTCACCCGCTTGAACACTCACCCACCTGCTTGCCCACTTAGCCACCCCTGCTTGCCCTTCCAACCCCTGCTTGTCCCTCTTAACCTCTACTCGTCTGTATAGCAATTGATGTTTTGTCATTTGTCTACTCCATCTCGATTATAACATTACCGGTTGATCTTCGGCTGGTTTCACTTCAATAGGCTGGTGTTGGGTGTCGACTGGATGCACCTCCTGTTGCTGTTGAACATCAGGTGGATGActtgtcacatgtacagtctCTTGTTGTTCAATGTGTTGCTCTCCTTGCTGGGCATTGTGTCCTTCATCTCCTCGTAATTCACTCTTGTCTAACACACAAAGTGAATTTCAAGTCACAACATCAGAAGGACAATTTATGACGTCAATCATTCCCATTGAATTTCTTTGATACCTTCATGGTGTTCGCTTTTATTGTCTTCCTCCATTAAACGTCTGGATTCCTCATCCATGGACTCCATTTCTTCCTGCAGCATCCTTTCGTACTCGTCCATCTCTTCATCACTATAGAGGTCATCCTCATCAAGACCTTTCCAGCCTTCATCCTCACTGAACTGCTGTAGTTCGGTCGAATCCATGAATTCACTGAACGAAACGAGTCCGTCCTGATCTTTATCAACCTGTTCCGATTGAAAGATAAGAAACACGACATCTCAGTTGCTACATTACTACGATAGCTCAACATGTTCAAACATCAGAATTCTATTACATTCCAGTCACTCGGCCTCCACCCAACTGACTTACAAGGCTAACATTCCATACGAGCCACACGTTCGTCGCTTTAGTTTTTGGTATTTCTGACTAGATCAGATGATCAGCTAACACCCCAACTCTATTACAAACTCAGTACATGACCACAAATTCTTGCAGTGAACTAACATGGTCACTCAAAGATGCTCGAATAGTCTTCGCAGTCACAGAGTTTGTGACCCACAACAGCTCACAAAAGCATCCAATGTGTCCACCTACCTAAACTGTCAGTCTCAGCTCACCTCGTTCAAGATGTGTTCTCTCATTCGAGCTATTTCTTCTTGCATTTCTACTGTCTCATCGTCTCCATAGATCTTGGATACCTACCAAACACCAAACATCCATTCCAGACACATCCAACAACAAACCTTATTGTCTGTCACCTCATGAATAAACAAAGCTTCCAACTCAAACGTATCAAGGTATCCATCGTCACTTGTgtctgtacacacaaacatcaagaaTGTAAATATTGTCTTGTTTGATGTGCTAGAAAGTGTGAATAACCGTGTAGTTGGAAGAAAGTTCTTGGATCGAAATCTTCTTTATCAAGACCATCTTCCTCTTCCCAGACTTCCTCAAACTGGGACTTGCTTCCCTACACGTGgaatcaacaacaacattgaaCATATGTGATTGGATATTGTGAACAGTATGTACAGCAATGAAATAGGAATATAGGCACACGCGTTGGgcacatggatggacagactaatgacagacagatagacatacaggtTGACAAAATGGCTGaatgcatggacacacacatgcacgcacaatcacacacacacacaaacacacagattgacatacagacaaacagaattacATATACTCAGTGTTCAGCCCAGGATTTCAGAAGTGGGCGTCGTTTTTTTTTGTTCGAATTGGGCGTGGCACTAGAgactgttttaattaattgattctCACACATCAACTGTTCTAACACATAGTGACTGTTTCACTAGTACGACTACGTGTGAGAaattcttctcttcttcttctttcccAAAGAGTGACAATTTCTTTCAGGGAAATGTCTTTCAGATCGGGTCCTTCAATAGCGATACAGAAGAGCATCTAGTGTATCTTCCGTCATTCAATTTTTCACATGCGTTTTCACCAACTTCAGTACTTTCGCAGTGACTGTCTCTGTCTTCACGATCTACTCGAGGCTGCTTCGTTGATGGAGCAGAGTCTTCTCGGTCAGTTGAAAAGTACTTGAAAAGCGACATACCTACTGTACATTTAGCAATGGAGACAGCTGTACGCGTATGAATGTCTACACGAAGGAGAATGTCGATCACAGATGTGTACACGCACGCCTGGACACGTACCTAACCTCGACTCCCCAAACCTCATGCTGCTGGATGCTGAACTATGCATATACAACCTCGCTGAtatcaaattaataaaatgctTGCATCACACGTACATGATCAGCTGCTTGTATTCTACTTGCAGAAGCAACGAGAGTACAAGCACACTGCAAGTAATCAGAATGACATACTAAGGGTCGGAGAACAGTGAGTGTGGGTCAGAGGACCCTGAGTGAGGGTCGGGCCTAACCCCCACTGACCAGCGTAGGCCGATCcctgtatactgtacatacatctgcacacacacacacacacacacacacacacacacacacacacacacacacacacacacacacacacacacacacacacacacaggtagatagacaaacagcaacgatGCCACAGCACACAATCACTTCATGCAAACTTACCGGGTGATGCAACTTGGGGTGCTTGGTTTTCTTATCTTTCTCAAATTTATGCTTCTCTTCAGCCtccagtctgtctttctccgACATCTTCTTGAGCAGCTCTCGTCGCTGATGCTCCTTCGACATCTCCAGCTTCACAAACTTATCGCGACGTTCCTTATCCTCCTTCTGTAACTCTTGCTTTCTCTGAATACAAAACCACATCCCTGCACATACCACCAACAAACAGCTACACTAAATCTATTTTACCGCCAGTAATACTTGTCTCAGATCGTTTCCGTCAAATTCTGGAGCGTCTTGTCCGAACTGCTCATCATCGTGACTGTCAGTACGCTGTCGTGCTCCTGTCGTCTTCTCTAAACGTTTCCGTAGGATTAGACGCTGTCTCGCTATCGTTTGACGTTTAGCCTCGTCAAGTTGTGATCTAAATGACAGACAATCGACTGCGTAACGTAATGCCAAACAAATCAGCACTACAGCAGCTACAGAGCTCAACATATGGGTTAAGTATATTCTGTATCTACATACAGGCATGATAAACTGTGTATGTATGCCGTAATACATTCGTTTCTTTCAATTGCTCGGCTTCCAGTTCCCAATACTTTGGTAGTGCAGCTTTACAATGTTTGGGATAAGAGCGTACAGACAAGAGCAAGACAGaccaactgacaaacacacacacatacacacacacacacacgcacacgcacacacacacacacacacacacacacacacacacactgacacacacacacacacacacacacaaacacacacacacacacacacacacacacacacacactgacaccccacacacacactgacacacacacacacacacacacacacacacacacacacacacacacacacacctccctCACACACCTAGCAATCTTCCAAATCTGTTTAGTGTGCCTATTCAAGCTCCCTGATTTTGTGTTTCCGCTGGAAATTTTTGATTAGTAGCCACTTGGCTAAAAGagtttgttcgtttgtagCCGAGCATTTTATTTCAGAGCCAAGAAAAATCGTCCAAACGTCAAACAGCTAACAATCTCACAGACAATGACTACCGATTGACGCTTATGAAAGCCGTATTAGAAGTATTGAAGACACTAGGTCTCTCAGCCTGTGACAAACAAGCCACCACTGAGCAGTAAAGCTCCCAAGCCTTACACTTTAATGGTTGGTGGCTACTTTGGCTACAAGTACATCAAACAGCATGGATCAAGCACTACAgtcatttttaattaagttaataaagaCAATGGaatcagtggcgtagccagaaatACTATTTGGGGGTGGGGGATGGggtgcacacaaacagacctctcaactttctTCCCACCAAATCGCGAGACCGTCTTTTATAAGTGACTACGCCCATTAAATGTgtccaaagtaggcgtggttagcAGCATTCGTCAACTCTGGCCTGgccttaagcctggttcacagtacgatgCTGACACAGCGTcatgcgagcgtcctggacgctgacaaggacGCTCACACATGTGAGCGTCAGCGTAGACACTGgcgctgtaccattcacagtattgcgtctgacgagtgtccatcgcacaaagaacacactacaacagtggtctggcgctgcaaagtaaccacgtgtgtacaatgctctcgcgacagacatggacgacgttttgcttttgttgcgaTGCTGCGCCGCAGTCTCgatcaagcgttttctttcatccttatGTCCTTGTAGTCCTTTCACTGAACTTGCTAAATGCAGCgaaaaccacgcacacactcaatgaaaacttccatcgaCAAATCAATGATCGGtgccatgtgaacgaatagaatatcccggatacgtccagtgactgactttcgattggttgaatggagcacgtgatgtcagcggacgctgggtcacttccggttaggacgctcgattagaacttttctctattccagcgtcgggGACGTTCGCCTAGCGTCGtggacgctgacatgttcacagcgtgacgctgacgctcattcatcgtcagcgtccaggacgctcgcacgacgctcGTGGCAGCATCGTACTGTAAACCGGGCTTTAAGCCGATTCACAGTACGATGCTGACGCCGCCGTTGGCACTGGAATAAAAATGAATCATATTCTagcatcagcgtcagcgtcaacatcaaagaatgtCGCCTACGTCAAGccggtgtctttgatgttgacgctcagctaagcgtcagcgtcaatactgtCAACAGGGCGTAAGTGTTGGCCTCACTTTACCTTTCTGTAACTTCCAAATGTTACTTTTACTGCATATCCCGCCCGGATAgtccagatacaagcaagcagagccatCTACGAGAGTCTATTTCAAAGAATCCGCTATGTCCAGGGAGACAGGGCTACACAAAG
The DNA window shown above is from Corticium candelabrum chromosome 13, ooCorCand1.1, whole genome shotgun sequence and carries:
- the LOC134188988 gene encoding nucleobindin-2-like, with product MASLTKCLLLLACVWTLDGAPLSKKKSDTKEDPDVGDEKDAAKPHIEEYKRYVQQVLDLLEDSPELRDRIRAASDDDVTNGRLGDELARIAPAHIRSQLDEAKRQTIARQRLILRKRLEKTTGARQRTDSHDDEQFGQDAPEFDGNDLRQVLLARKQELQKEDKERRDKFVKLEMSKEHQRRELLKKMSEKDRLEAEEKHKFEKDKKTKHPKLHHPGSKSQFEEVWEEEDGLDKEDFDPRTFFQLHDTSDDGYLDTFELEALFIHEVSKIYGDDETVEMQEEIARMREHILNEVDKDQDGLVSFSEFMDSTELQQFSEDEGWKGLDEDDLYSDEEMDEYERMLQEEMESMDEESRRLMEEDNKSEHHEDKSELRGDEGHNAQQGEQHIEQQETVHVTSHPPDVQQQQEVHPVDTQHQPIEVKPAEDQPHQTETKTEAPVQQEQKEPEVKQETQEKREEHAEQPKQEEHKEPEKAGGQ